The genomic segment GGTGTCGGCGCTGCTGCTCAACGCCCTGCCGTTCTCGCTCTTCGCGTACGCGGAACTGTCGATCCCCTCGACGCTCGCCGGGATCTGCAACGCGACGTCGCCCCTGTGGGGCATGGCGCTGTCCCTCGTCGCGCTCTCCGAGGACCGCCCGTCGCGACGCCGCGTCGCGGGTCTGGGCATCGGGTTCTTCGGCGTACTGACCGTGCTCGGCGCCTGGCAGGGCTTCAGCGGGCTCGACCTCGGCGGCACGGCGATGGCGCTGCTCGCCTCGCTGAGCTATCCGATCGGCTGGATCTACGTACGTCGCACGCTGGCCGGGTCGGGGCACTCCAACCTGTCACTCTCGGGTGCGCAGTTGCTCGTCGCGACCGTCGAGCTGGCCGTGGTGACGCCGCTGTTCACCACGTTTCCGTCGCACTTCCCCGTGGTGCCGCTGCTGGCGATCGTGGCGCTGGGCGCCCTCGGCACCGGGCTCGCCTTCCAACTGCAGTACGCGCTGGTCGCCGAGGTGGGCCCGACCACCGCCCAGATGGTCACGTACTTCATCCCGGTCATCGCGACCGGCGCGGGCGTCGCGGTCCTCGGCGAGTCCCTGAGCTGGTCGACGCCGGTCGGCGCGGTGATCGTCCTGGCGGGAGCGGCGCTGACGCAGCCCCGGCGCGTCAGTCGTACGTCCCGTAAGTCTCAAGGACACCCGTCAGGGCGTACGGCCCGTCAGTCGTAACGCCGCGCGGGAGCGGGCCCTGTGGCGGAGGCGACGGCGTCCGCCACCGCGACGATCTCCTCGTCCTCCAGCGCCGCCACGGTGATCCGCACCGCGGGCGGCGCGTTCAGCCGGAACCTCGCCCCCGGCGCCACCGCCCACCCCGCGTGCAGCAGCCGCGCGACCGCCCCCGTCTCGTCCGGCACCGGCACCCACGCGTTCATGCCGCTGCGGCCGTACGCGGCGACGCCCCGCTCGGCGAGCGCCGCGATCAGCGCCTCGCGCCGCCGTCCATAGGACGCCGCCACCACCCGGGGGTCGACCGCGTCCTCGGCCCACAGCAGCGCGACGGCGCGCTGCAGCAGCCGGCTGACCCAGCCGGGGCCGAGCCGCTGGCGTCCGCGCAGCCGGTCGATGGTGACGGGGTCGCCGGTGACCACGGCGAGCCGCAGGTCGGGACCGTACGCCTTGGCGGTCGAGCGAGTGAGGGCCCAGGCACGGGTCGATCCCGCCAGCGGGTGCAGCGGCAGATCGACGATGCCGTGGCCGTGGTCGTCCTCGATGAGGAGCACGTCCTCGTGCGCGGCGAACACCGCGCGCAGGGCACGCGCGCGTGGAGCGGTGACAGCGGCCCCCGTGGGGTTCTGCGCGCGGTCCGTCACGACAGCGGCGCGCGCGCCGGCGGCCAGCGCCCGTTCCATGTCGGCGGGCAGCGGGCCCTCGTCGTCCACGCCCACCGGGATCGCGCGCAGGCCCAGAGCGGAGACGAGATCGAGCAGGCTCCCCCAGCCCGGGTCCTCCACGGCGACCCCGTCGCCGGGCTTGAGGTGGACGGCCAGCACGCGTTCGATGGCGTCGAGCGATCCGGAGGTGACGGCGAGCGGGGCGAGCGGGACGCCGTCGGCCTCGAACGCCGCTCGTGCGTACCGCTCGAGCTCCGGGTCCACCGCGCTCTCTCCGTAGAGGACGGGTTGCGCGTCGCCCTGCGCCGCGGCCGCGACGAAGGCGCCGGAGAGTGCTGGCAGCAGCTTCGGGTCCGGATTGCCCAGGGAGACGTCGCGTACGCCGGGCGGCGCGTCGACCCGGATGAGTTCGCGCGTCGTCGTGGCGGGCTTGGGACGGACTCGGCTGCCGCGCCGCCCCGCCGTCTCGATGACGCCTCGTTCGCGCAGCGTGCGGTAGGCGGCCGCCACGGTGTTCGGATTCACCCCGAGGCGCGTCGCCAACTCCCGCATGGGCGGCAGCAGTTGCCCCGGTTCGAGGCCGCCGTCACCCACGGCCCGCTCCACGCTGGCCGCAATCTCAGCTGCACGCCGCCCACTGATCGGATACTCTCCTAGCACAAAGCAAAGTATGCACTAGTGCAATAACGCCCGCAAGTCGGCAGTCCGGGACAGCGCCGCCCGGAACTCGTCGCCCGCGGGCGACTCAGTACAGGTTCAGCACAGGGAGAGCCATGCAGACGACGCCGGACACCACCGACACCACCTCGCCGGACAGCGCCGCCTACGCACCGACCGACCGCACGATTCCCACGCGTTCCGCGGACCGTGCCTCGTACGATCGCGAGACGGTGCACGCGATACTCGACGAGGCCTACGTCTGCCATCTCGGGTTCGTGCGCGACGGCGCCCCCGTCGTGCTGCCGACGCTCTACGGACGGGTGGGCGAGCGCCTGTACGTGCACGGTTCGACCGGTTCGCGGCCGCTGCGCATGGCGCGCGGCACGTCCGAGGAGCGGGACCCGGGTCTGGCGGTCTGCCTGACCGTCACGCACGTCGACGGCCTGGTCCTGGCCCGCTCGGCCTTCCACCACTCCATCAACTACCGCTCCGTGGTGATCCACGGCACCGCCCACCAGGTCACGGACCCCGAGGAGAAGCGGCTCGCGCTGGACGCGCTGGTCGACCACGTGGTGCCGGGGCGGTCGGCCGACTCCCGTCCGGCCAACACGAAGGAGCTGGCGGCGACCGCGGTACTCAGCCTCGACCTGAACGAGGTGTCGGCGAAGGCCCGCACCGGCGGCCCCAACGACGAGCCCGAGGACATGGATCTCCCCCACTGGGCGGGGGTCGTCCCGCTCCGCAAGGGACACGACCCCCTCATCCCCTCGGAGGACCTGGCACCCGACATCAAGGTGCCCGATTACCTGGTCGAGCTCTGATCCTGATCCACCCCTGGGCCGCCGCCCGCGTCGTCAACGGCCCCGAGGAGAAGGCCGACATCTCCTGAACCGTCTCCACCTCGAAGTGCACAACGTACAGGCGAAGTTCAAGTACGTGAGCCACAAGCCGGCTGAGGTGCAGGACCGCATCGCCGCGGGCCTCGCCGAGAGGCAGGGGCCGGGGAACGCGGCGGCCCGCGCGCACCAGGTGCGACGCCGGAACGTCTGACCCGGCCGAGCCCTCCCCGCTCCGGGGCGACGTCCGCCCCGGGTACCCGGCAGGCAGCTGGGCTATGGCGGGCGGCGGGGCTGTGGCGGGCTCAGCTGTGGGCTGAGTCCGCCACCCGCCCCTCCTGGTTCGGCCCCACCCCTCCTGGTTCGGCCCCGCCCCTCCTGGTTCGGCCCCGCCCCTCCTGGTTCGGCCCCGCCCTTCCGGGCTACGGCACCGCGTCACCCGTCACCCGTCACCCGCACCCCGCACCTCTCCCCCGCCCGCAAGGCCCACCACGCCCCTACGCGCTCCGTCGCGCCGCCACCGCCCCCCGCGTCTCCGCGGCCGCGAGGGCCGTGACCGCGGCCAGCATCAGGGCCGTGCCCGTCACCGTCGCCGCCGTCAGGTCCTCGCCGAGCAGGGCGACCGCGATGACAGCGGCGCCCACCGGCTCCAAGAGCATGATCACGGAGACGGTGGCAGACCGTACGACCGCGGCCCCCGCGAAATAGAGGGCGTACGCGACCGCCGTCGGCACGGCGGCGATGTACAGCAAGTACATCGCCACGCGCGCGGGGTCGCCGGTGTGCGGGACGAGCCCCTCCACCGCGGCGAGCGGCAGGAGGCAGAGCGACACGACGGCGAACGCCCAGACGGTGGTGTCCGACGAGTCCGCCGTACCGCTCCGCCCCCACCAGCGCGTCAACAGCGTCATGGCGGCGTACGCGGCCGCCGAGACGAGCCCCCAGACCACACCGGCCGGCCGCACGGTCGCCGCCCCGCCGCCCTCATCCCCAAGAACGAGAACGACGAGCCCTGTAAGGGCGCCCACCACGGCGATGACGCCGCCGCGTCCGAGGCGCTCGCCGAGGGCAAGGCGTGCGCCGAGTGCGATGAGGACGGGGCCCGAGCCCATGGTGACGACGGTGCCGACCGCGAGTCCCGTCGCCTCGACCGAGGCGAAGTAGGCGGTCTGGAAGACCGCGAGGGCCACACCGGTCGCGAGGATCCGGCGCACCCGGCGGCGGACCGGCTCGGCGGCCGCGACACGAGCCGTCGCCCCACGGGTCGCCGCCGCGCGCGGCCGGATCAGACGCGCCGCGAGCAACAGCACGAAGCCGCCCGCGCACCGCCAGAAGGAGAGGCTGACGGGCCCCATGTCACTGGCCCGGAAGACCAGCGCGGCGGCGGCACCAGCGGTGCCCCAGGCGATTCCGGCGACGATCAGATAGAAGAGCCCGCGCCCGACACCGAGGCCACCGGCGCTGTCGGACCCGACCGGGTCCGGTCCAGCGGGCATGGGCGTGGGCATGGGCATAGGCACGTCGGACGTGCGCAAAGAGTTCGACACGTGTTTTCTCCGCAGCAGAGAGGGATGACTGGCTCCGTCTGCGGGCAGCACCGTTCCGCCCGGCCACCGGGCCGGGCGAGATCCGTGGGCGCCCCGCGCTTAAGCGGCGGGAGGCGGAAGAACGAGTGCGCGTGCGTGCATGACGGGCACCCTAGGACCGGCTTCCGCTGCGCGACAACTCCGTTTCGCGTGCTGGGACGGCGCCCGGCGCGGCGGGGTCGGCCGGCGCCGATGACTGGGCGATGAACGCGCCCACCAGCACGACCGCACCGCCGACGACCTGCGGCGCCGAGAGGTGCTCGCCCAGGACGACCCAGGCCAGGGCGGTCGCGATGACCGCTTCGAGGCAGGCCACCACGCCGGCCACCGGTGGCGAGAGGCGACGCACGGACAGCACCCCGGTGACGTAGGCGACGACCGTCGCGATGAGCACGATCCAGGCGAGGAGGACCCAGGCGGGTACCGCGGAGCCGTCGAGGTCCGCCTTGCCGGCGAGCACCGACCAGTCCATGCCCCACGGTCGCGCGACGACGGTGAGCACGAGGGTGCCGACGAGCAGCCCGTACGCGATGACGCCGAGCGGGTCGGGCGCGTCGGCGCCCGCGTCGCTGCCCTGGTCGGAGAGGACGAAGTAGCCGACCTGGCAGCAGGCGGCACCGAGCGCGAGCAGGAGTCCGACGGCGTCGAAGCTCAGCCCCGCCCACACCTCGACGACGCAGGCGAGGCCGCCGACGGCGAGGACGACGCCGAGCGCGGCGGCCCGCGTGACCGGGCGCCGCTGCACGAAGCGCACCCAGCCGAGGACGAGCGCGGGCGCGAGGTACTCGATCAGCAGGGCGACGCCGACGGGGATGCGGGAGAGCGCCGCGAAGTAGCAGGCCTGGACGCCCGCGACGGCGAGGAGGCCGAAGCCGGCGAGCAGCGCGGGCCTGCTCCGGAGCAGTCCGCGGTGGCGCCACGCCACGGGCAGCATCACCAGGGCGGCGCCCGCCACCCGCAGCCACACCACGTGCAGGGGGTCGAGCCCCGCCTCGATCAGCGGTTTCGCCGCGACTCCGGAGCCGCCGAAGGCGACCGCCGACAGCAGGGCGAGCCCAAGACCCACGCCTCTGCCCGGCTTTACCGGTACTCCCTGTATCCCCTCAGACGCTTGCACCGGCACATCATGACAGCCGCCGTCATGAGCGTCACGCCACTAGACCCCTGTCTCAATCGGCGGACACCACCACCCAGAGGCTGGGCCACTACTGCGCGCTCTGCCTGCACCCCGCCTCTATGCGGGACAGCAGCGCCGGTACGTCGACACGCGCTCGCGCGAGGACTTCGACGGCCCGGCACTCCGGGTCGGCCACGAGCCCCGCGAGCAGGTCCATGCCGAGGGCGCGGGGTTCGCCGCGCCGCTCGGCGCGTTCCAGGGCCACGTCCATCGCGGTGGTGGCCGACGGGGACCACCCGGTCTCGCGCACGGGCGTCACCACGGGGACGGCACCGGAGTCCTCGACGGTGCCCTGCCACTGGAGTCCGTAGCCGATGCTGCGCTGCACGAGGTAGCCGAGGACCCGTACGGCCTGCGCACCGCTCTCGAAGACGGCACGCACCTCGGGGTCGGTCTCCAGGAGGGAGTGCAGCAGGTGCGCGGTGTCGATCTGCCGGTCCCCGTCGCGGACGGCGCGACGACGCGCACCGGCCACCACGGACGCCAGCTCCGCGGTGAGTCCGGAGTCGAGTTCTTCTCGGGTCGGGCCGGGATCGGCGCCCGACGGGGTACGGCTATGCACATCTCCCACCACATCAACCCCCAGGGGCATATGCATCGGCGGCGGGAAGCATCTTCGCGTCCCACACAGGGTGGGCAAGCGGGCATGGGTTGTCCTCCTTACGGATGAGATCCAACGATCCGCGCGGACGCTCGCGCGCCGCCTTGCCCGCACCACCTAGCGCGCGCCGGGCGCCCCGCCCCCGGCGCGCAACCATCGCGCCGCCCCGCTCGTCCCACAAGCATGGAGAGCAGGTGCTGGATGGTCGCCCTGCCTGCGGTCGACGGCAGGCAGTACGTCTACCGCGTGTACGCACCCGACGACGCGCTGCCCGCCGACCTGTTCTGGGACGCCTGGCACTGCCACGACGAGAGCGCGTTCCCGAGGGCGTCGGACCTGTTCGACGCGGCGGTCATACGACGGGTCGGCTAGGTCAGGGCAGGTCAGGTTCAGAGCCTGCACTGTCGGTCAGGCCAGAGTCTGCACTGTCGGTCAGGCCAGAGACTGCACTGTCGGCCACCGTCCCGATGAGCATCGTCCCGACGACCACCGTCGCGTACCTCTCCTCGTCGCTCACCACGCGCGCGACCAGGCCGGCCCGCTCGACGGCGTCGACGGCCGCGGCCACCTGGCCCTCGCTCGTCTCGAACAGAAGGTGACCCCCGGGCGCCAGCCACGCGGGCGCCTCCGCCGTCACCCGGCGCAGCACGTCGAGTCCGTCCGCGCCGCCGTCGAGCGCCACGCGCGCCTCATGGACGCGGGCTTCGGCGGGCAGCAGACCGACCTCTTCGGAGGGGACGTACGGGACGTTCGCGAGGAGGATGTCGACGCGGCCCCGGAGGGTGTCGGGCAGCGGGTCGTAGAGGTCCCCTTCGTAGACCTCGCCTCCGGCGTCGGCGACGTTGCGGCGGGCGCAGCGGACCGCCGCGGGGTCGATGTCGGCCGCGTACAGCTCGACTTGGTCGAGAGCCGCGGCGAGTGCGGCACCGAGCGCCCCCGACCCGCAGCACAGGTCGACGACGACGGCCGCGCGTCCGGCGAGTCCGGCGGCCCGGCCGACGAGGAATTCGGTGCGGCGGCGCGGAACGAACACTCCCGGGTCCACGGATATCCGCAGCCCCCGGAACTCGGCCCACCCCAGGACGTGTTCGAGCGGCAGACCGGCCGCGCGACGCTCGACCATGGCGGTCATTTCGGCGGGGGTGCGCGCGGTGGAGAGGATCAGATCCGCCTCGTCCTCGGCGAAGACGCAGCCGGCGGCACGCAGGGTGCTGATGACGGAGGAGCGGTGTGACGTGGGGAAAGCAGAGACCGACATGTGAGGAATACCTTTCGGGAACCCGATGGGGCTCCCTCGGTCACCTACGCCGGAACGCCGGATGAACCGTGCGGTCGCGAGAGGGGAGCACCCGACCTGCTACTGCGGTAATGGGTCTCACCTCCAGAGCGCGCCGCCTGTGTCCGTCACAGGGCAGAGGGAACAGTACCGCACCCCCGGCGGGCCAGAACATACGAGGCCACGGCCACAGCTCCGCCCGCCGCCAAATCTGACGGTTCATCAGCATTGAATGTTGAGGGGCCTGCGGCTACGTTCCGCGACACCGTAGCTGCGGCCGTCGCAGCGCCCGACGGGAAGGGGTGGCCGCATGGCCGAAGTCAGCGCGGAGGCACGGATCGAGGCGCCCGCCGAGAAGGTCTGGGCGCAGCTCACCGACTTCTCCTCCTACGGCGAGTGGAACGCCACGCACACGAGCTTCCCCCAGGGCGGGCCCACGACGCTGGAAGTGGGCGGCACCTTCGTGGAGAACATGAAGCTGATGGGCTTCCCCGCCGAGGTCGACTGGACCATCGGCGAACTGGAGACCGCCCGCACCCTGGCCATCGCGGGCAAGGGCCCGATGGGCGTCAACGTCGGCACGCGCTACTCCCTCTCCCCCGACGGGTCGGCGACAGTGGTCCGCATCGAGGGCGAGTTCACCGGGGCCGCGGTCTCCCTGATGGCGGGCAAGCTGAAGGACTCGGCGACCGCCGCCCTCAACGAGTCGCTGCGCAAGCTGAACGGCCTGGTGACCTGACGTCCGCCACGCAGGACACCACACGCACGTACGACACCACACGCACGTACCCGGAGCACAACGCATACGCGGAACACCACACCTCCAGCGCAAAGAGGCGCCCCACACGATGCGTGCGGGGCGCCTCATCCGTGGTGGGGGCCGTCGGCCCCGACCGCGTCAGTCCTCATCGGCGAGGATCAGGTACAGCTTCTTGCGGGCGTCGTTGATGACGGTCAGCGCCTTCTCGCGCTGCTCCTTGCTGCCGGTCTTCCAGACCTGCCCGAACGCCTCCATCAGGCCGAAGCCGGCCTGCCGGATCTCGTTCAGCGTGTCCCAGTCGACCCCGCGCCCGGCCTCTTCCCAGGGCGCTTCGGGGCCTTCCTCGGCCGCCTCGCGCCCTGCGTCGGTGAGCGAGAAGAGCTTCTTGCCGCCTTCGCTCGCGCTGCTGATCAGGCCCTCGTCCTCCAGCAGCTGGAGGGTCGGGTAGACCGAACCCGGGCTGGGCTTCCACGCCCCGCCGCTGCGCTCGGCGATCTCCTGGATCATTTCGTAGCCGTGCATGGGCCGGTCCTTCAGGAGGGCCAGGATCGACGCGCGTACGTCGCCACGCCTCGCCCTTCCGCGCGGACCGCCACCGCGCCCGCCGCGGCCGCCCCAGGGGCCACCGGGCCCGCCGAAGCCGGGGCCGAACGGACCGAACGCACCGCGACGCCCTTGCCCGTGACCGTGTCCATGACCGTGCTCGTGTTCAAAACCATGGGAACGCATGGTGATCACTCCTGTCGTTGATCGTTCGTATCAGTCGCGAATCTATCGCGATGCTTCAACGATATATCGGAACAGTTCGTCTGGCAACCCTGCCCTCCGATCCGCGTCAGCGGAATATCTGCCGCACCGCTCCCCGCAACCACTGATGCGCACCGTCAGCCGTGTGGCGCGGATGCCAGGCCATGCCGATGGTCAGCGGCGGCAGGGGCAGCGGGATATCGAGCACGTGCAGCCCCAGGACGGACGCGGGCTCGGTGATGGGGGACGGAGGCTCACCGACAGGCGCCGCGGGGACGAGGCAGACGACGTCGCTGACGGCCGCGAAGGTCATCGCGGCCAAGTGGCTGGGCAGGACCGCGATCACGCGCCGCCGCAGACCGTGTTCGGCCAGGGCCGCGTCCATCGCTCCCGAGAACCGGCCACGGCGGCTGACCACCACGTGTTCGGCCGCGGCGAGCCGGGCCGGGGTCAGCGGCTTGCGGGTGAGGGGATGGCCGGGGCGGACGGCAGCCGCCATCCGCAGCGTCACCAGTTCCTCCACCCGCGTCTCGGGGTCGACATGATCAATGGATCCGATCTCCAGGTCGACGCGGCCGTCACGGAGCGCCGGACCCGCCTCCAGTTCCTCGGCCCGCATCCGCAGGGAGACCCCCGGCGCCTCCTGACGCGACAGCCGCAGCAGGGCGGGCGCCAGCGCGGCCCCGATCAGGTCGGCGGCCTGGACGGTGAACGTGCTGCTCAAGGTGGCCGGGTCGACGGGAGTCTCGGGGGTGAGCAGCGCCGTGAGGCGCCGCACGACTCCGGCGGCCTCCTCGCGCAGGGCGATGGCGCGGGGCGTGGGGACCATGACCTGCCCCGCGCGGACCAGGAGCGGGTCACGGAGGATGCGCCGGAGGCGGCCGAGCGTACGGCTCATGGCGGCCGGTGACGTGTGCAGCCGCGCGGCGGCTTTCGTGACGCTCTCCTCCGTCAGGAGGGCGTCCAACGCGATGGCGAGATTGGCGTCGAGAACTGAACTTGCGCCGCTGACCTGCATAATTCCACCTCAGGCAATAATTGCTTGCTGAAGTGCCCATTGTGGCAATGCCTGGTGCGTTCGCAGGATGAGGCTGTCCCGATCAGGAACTGACCCAGGAAGCCCTCATGATCGTCATCACCGCACCCACCGGGAACATAGGCAGCGCTCTGCTCACCCGGCTCCTCGACTCCGACTCCACCCCGACCTCGACCCCGCCCCCGGAAGACCTCCGCGTGGTCGTGCGCGATCCGGCACGGCTCCCCGACGACGTACGCGAACGTGTCGAGGTGATCACCGGCTCGCACGGCGACCCCGAGACCGTCGACCGTGCCTTCGCGGGCGCGGACGCCGTCTTCTGGCTCGTCCCGCCGGACTCCTCCCTGACCCCGGAGGCGACTTTCAGCGGTTTCACCCGTCCCGCCGCGAAGGCGCTGGCCACGCACGGCGTCGGGCACGTCGTGGGCGTCTCCGCGCTCGGCCGCGGCACCCCGGTCGCCGACCGCGCGGGACTCGTGACCGCCTCCCTCGCCATGGACGACCTCATCGCGTCCTCCGGTGTCGCCTACCGAGCCCTCGCCAACCCGTCGTTCTTCGAGAACTTCCTGGAGGAGGCCGACTCGATCCGGGACGGCGTCTTCGTCGACTGTCTCGACCCGGACCGCAAGGCACCCCTGGTGGCCGTCGCCGACATCGCCGCCGCGGCCGCGTCCCTGCTCCTGGACCGCTCGTGGACCGGCGTCGGCAGCGTCCCCGTCCTCGGCCCTCGGGACCTGTCCCCCAACGACCTCGCCCGCATCATGTCGCAGCAGCTCGGCCGGCCCGTCCGCTACGAACGTCAGGCTTACGACGACCTGCTGGCCGACCTCGTCGGCTACGGCCTCGACAAGGAGTTCGCCCGGGGCGTCGTGGACATGAAGCGGGCCAAGGACGAAGGGCTGGACGCGGGCGCCTCGCGCACCGACGCGTACGCCTACCCCGCGAGCACCACCTTCGAGGAGTGGTGCGCCCAGGTGCTCAAGCCCGCCGTACGCGCCTGACTCCAGCCCGATCCATCGGAACCCGCCCGCAGGAAAGGCACCCCATGTCCGTCGCCACAACCGAGACGCCGGTCACGGCGTTCATGCTCGTCAAGACCAACCCCGAATGGCTGGCCATGACCGTCGAACAGCGGATCGAGGCCTTCAACACCGAGATCGCCCCTTTGGTCAAGGAGAAGACGTCCGGGGTCCGGTCCCGCTTCTACGACACGGAGTTCTACTCCGCGCGCGTCACCGACGTCTGGGTCTGGGAGGCGGACAGTCACGGCGCCTACCAGCTCCTGATCGACGCGCTCCGCGAAACCCCGTTCTGGGACCGTTACTTCGAGGTGGTCGACCTCCTCGTCGGCACGGAGAACGGCTACGCACGCAACTACGGCGTCGAACCCGTGGCGACCATCACCACCTGATCCACCGCCGCTGAGGCAGGCGCGTGCCGCGAGCGAGCCTCGCAGCACGCGCCGCCCGCCCCGCCCACCCCGCCCGCTCCGCCATGAGGGCCCATCACCCATGGGGGCCCATCACCCACGGGGGCCAATCACCCTCCCCGACCAGTCCAGCCATCCCGAATTGGCCTTACCCGGCGCGCTCCGCAGCCCTCTACCGTGAAGCACATGCCGACTTCCCACCGCATCCGCGTCGTCGACGCCTTCACGGACCGTCCCTTCGCCGGCAACCCGGCCGGAGTCCTGCTCCTCGACGCCTTCCCCGACGACACCTGGCTGCAGAACGTGGCCAAGGAGGTCAACCACGCCGAGACCGCCTTCGCCCACCCGCTGCCCCCGGGCGGGGACGCGGACTGGGCGCTGCGCTGGTTCACCCCCGCCACCGAGGTCGACCTCTGCGGCCATGCCACTTTGGCCACGGCGCACGTCCTGCACACCACGGGCGCCGCCTCGGGGACCGTCCGCTTCACCACCCGCAGCGGCGTCCTCACCGCCACCGCGCACGAGGACGGGACCCTCACCCTCGACTTTCCGACCGCCCCGCTCACCGCGGCCGAGCTGCCCGACGGCATCGCGAAGGCCCTGGGCGCCGAGCCCCTCCTCGCGTACGACACGGGCCCGCACACCGGTGACCTGCTGGTCGAGCTCGCCGACGAGAAGACGGTCAGGTCGCTCACGCCCGACCACAAGGCCCTCGTCCGCCACTCCGAGCGCGGCATCATCGCCACGGCCAGGGCCGAGGACCCCGCCCGCGGCTACGACTTCGTGTCCCGCTGCTTCTTCCCGCGCGTCGGCATCGACGAGGACCCGGTGACTGGCAGCGCCCACACCGCCCTCGCCCCCTTCTGGTCCGAACGCCTCGGCCGCACCGAGCTGACCGGTCTGCAGGCCTCGGCCCGCACCGGACTGGTCCGCACCCGGCTGCGGGGCGACCGCACCCTCCTGACCGGCCGCGCGGTCACGGTCATCGAAGGCGAACTGTTCGCCTGACCCGCAGCCGAAGCCGAAGACCGGCAACGGGTGAGCTGCCCACCACCGCGCTACGCAGGCGTGGGCAGCCACCCCACCTTCCCCGCGAGCAGCGCGTACCCGACGAACGCGCCGATGTCGAGCAGGGAGTGGGCGACGACCAGCGGGCCGACCCGCCCCCACCTGCGGTAGAGCAGGACGAACACCACGCCCATCGCGAGGTTCCCGACGAACCCGCCGATGCCCTGGTAGAGGTGGTACGAGCCCCGCAGCACCGAGCTCCCCACCAGCGCCGCCATCGGCGTCCACCCCAACTGCCCGAGCCTGCGCAGCAGATATCCGACGACGATGACTTCCTCGAGCACCGCGTTCTGCACCGCGGACAGCACGAGGACCGGGTACTTCCACCACACGTCGGGCAGCGCCTCGGGCACCACGGTGAGATTGAAGCCGAGCCCGCGGGCCGCCAGATAGAAGGCGATCCCGGTGCTGCCGATCACTGCCGCGATCGCGGCGCCGCGCCCCACGTCCGGCCAGGGCCGCGTCCGGTCGAAACCGATCGTCCCGAGCCCCGCCCGCTCGCGCAGCAGGAAGTGCGCCACGAGCGCCACCGGCACCAACGCGGTCGTGATGCCGAACAGTTGCCACGCGAGATCAAGCCACGGCCGACCCGGCGCGG from the Streptomyces venezuelae genome contains:
- a CDS encoding DMT family transporter yields the protein MCYEIPEFIVRHMTTAPAPPRSATEPPTSTPSSVLDWRVRFGVLSLIWGFSFLLIKVGTEGYAPFQVTLGRLVFGTLVVAAVLVVKRERLPRSPRIWLHLTVSALLLNALPFSLFAYAELSIPSTLAGICNATSPLWGMALSLVALSEDRPSRRRVAGLGIGFFGVLTVLGAWQGFSGLDLGGTAMALLASLSYPIGWIYVRRTLAGSGHSNLSLSGAQLLVATVELAVVTPLFTTFPSHFPVVPLLAIVALGALGTGLAFQLQYALVAEVGPTTAQMVTYFIPVIATGAGVAVLGESLSWSTPVGAVIVLAGAALTQPRRVSRTSRKSQGHPSGRTARQS
- a CDS encoding aminotransferase class I/II-fold pyridoxal phosphate-dependent enzyme → MLGEYPISGRRAAEIAASVERAVGDGGLEPGQLLPPMRELATRLGVNPNTVAAAYRTLRERGVIETAGRRGSRVRPKPATTTRELIRVDAPPGVRDVSLGNPDPKLLPALSGAFVAAAAQGDAQPVLYGESAVDPELERYARAAFEADGVPLAPLAVTSGSLDAIERVLAVHLKPGDGVAVEDPGWGSLLDLVSALGLRAIPVGVDDEGPLPADMERALAAGARAAVVTDRAQNPTGAAVTAPRARALRAVFAAHEDVLLIEDDHGHGIVDLPLHPLAGSTRAWALTRSTAKAYGPDLRLAVVTGDPVTIDRLRGRQRLGPGWVSRLLQRAVALLWAEDAVDPRVVAASYGRRREALIAALAERGVAAYGRSGMNAWVPVPDETGAVARLLHAGWAVAPGARFRLNAPPAVRITVAALEDEEIVAVADAVASATGPAPARRYD
- a CDS encoding pyridoxamine 5'-phosphate oxidase family protein — encoded protein: MQTTPDTTDTTSPDSAAYAPTDRTIPTRSADRASYDRETVHAILDEAYVCHLGFVRDGAPVVLPTLYGRVGERLYVHGSTGSRPLRMARGTSEERDPGLAVCLTVTHVDGLVLARSAFHHSINYRSVVIHGTAHQVTDPEEKRLALDALVDHVVPGRSADSRPANTKELAATAVLSLDLNEVSAKARTGGPNDEPEDMDLPHWAGVVPLRKGHDPLIPSEDLAPDIKVPDYLVEL
- a CDS encoding DMT family transporter, with translation MPAGPDPVGSDSAGGLGVGRGLFYLIVAGIAWGTAGAAAALVFRASDMGPVSLSFWRCAGGFVLLLAARLIRPRAAATRGATARVAAAEPVRRRVRRILATGVALAVFQTAYFASVEATGLAVGTVVTMGSGPVLIALGARLALGERLGRGGVIAVVGALTGLVVLVLGDEGGGAATVRPAGVVWGLVSAAAYAAMTLLTRWWGRSGTADSSDTTVWAFAVVSLCLLPLAAVEGLVPHTGDPARVAMYLLYIAAVPTAVAYALYFAGAAVVRSATVSVIMLLEPVGAAVIAVALLGEDLTAATVTGTALMLAAVTALAAAETRGAVAARRSA
- a CDS encoding EamA family transporter, whose protein sequence is MPVQASEGIQGVPVKPGRGVGLGLALLSAVAFGGSGVAAKPLIEAGLDPLHVVWLRVAGAALVMLPVAWRHRGLLRSRPALLAGFGLLAVAGVQACYFAALSRIPVGVALLIEYLAPALVLGWVRFVQRRPVTRAAALGVVLAVGGLACVVEVWAGLSFDAVGLLLALGAACCQVGYFVLSDQGSDAGADAPDPLGVIAYGLLVGTLVLTVVARPWGMDWSVLAGKADLDGSAVPAWVLLAWIVLIATVVAYVTGVLSVRRLSPPVAGVVACLEAVIATALAWVVLGEHLSAPQVVGGAVVLVGAFIAQSSAPADPAAPGAVPARETELSRSGSRS
- a CDS encoding Clp protease N-terminal domain-containing protein → MHSRTPSGADPGPTREELDSGLTAELASVVAGARRRAVRDGDRQIDTAHLLHSLLETDPEVRAVFESGAQAVRVLGYLVQRSIGYGLQWQGTVEDSGAVPVVTPVRETGWSPSATTAMDVALERAERRGEPRALGMDLLAGLVADPECRAVEVLARARVDVPALLSRIEAGCRQSAQ
- a CDS encoding putative protein N(5)-glutamine methyltransferase; translation: MSVSAFPTSHRSSVISTLRAAGCVFAEDEADLILSTARTPAEMTAMVERRAAGLPLEHVLGWAEFRGLRISVDPGVFVPRRRTEFLVGRAAGLAGRAAVVVDLCCGSGALGAALAAALDQVELYAADIDPAAVRCARRNVADAGGEVYEGDLYDPLPDTLRGRVDILLANVPYVPSEEVGLLPAEARVHEARVALDGGADGLDVLRRVTAEAPAWLAPGGHLLFETSEGQVAAAVDAVERAGLVARVVSDEERYATVVVGTMLIGTVADSAVSGLTDSADSGLTDSAGSEPDLP
- a CDS encoding SRPBCC family protein gives rise to the protein MAEVSAEARIEAPAEKVWAQLTDFSSYGEWNATHTSFPQGGPTTLEVGGTFVENMKLMGFPAEVDWTIGELETARTLAIAGKGPMGVNVGTRYSLSPDGSATVVRIEGEFTGAAVSLMAGKLKDSATAALNESLRKLNGLVT